From the genome of Ictalurus punctatus breed USDA103 chromosome 5, Coco_2.0, whole genome shotgun sequence:
TGcttcttttaaatgttattttaagtTTGGATACATATCAGAAAGTGTCAGCGTGTACCAAAACTGCATGTCTTATCtatttcagcagcagtcacTCTGCCCATGCAAAACGTGCGTGATTCAGCCActccattttaaaatgttgtgtAGTCTAAACATGTCTACAGTTTCtgattatattatgttatataatatCAATCTAATATCTTGAACAAACGATGAGGCTGCATCCTATTTTGGAATAGGAAGAACTTACAATCACTGTCAAAGTTTTAATGTCAGATAACAGGGTTCCAACAAATCAGTGTGTTAACTGTCATTCTTTCATATTAATAATCCAGCTGTGTAGTAGTAACAACAAGGCATTCTGATTTGTGGTTTCGTTTCCTGAATGTTGCGCCACTCATTTGAGGAAGATTTCACTCTCGGAAGATTGGGCACTAAACTGTCATTGGGTTGGTAGCCTTATCTTTTTTAGTTTCAACATATATTCATCACCTGGAAACGTAGATATATACGAGTATGTAATTGGACCGTAATGACCTTTTTAGAGGAAAGCTTTAAAGGCAGCTAAatacacggtggcttagtggttagcacgttcgcctcacacctccagggtctgggattcgattcccaccgtggatTCCAACCGGAGGTTTCCTCtggttactccggtttcctccccaagtccaaagacacgcatggtaggctgattggcatgtccatagtgaatgtgtatgtatgtatgtgtatgtataagaGTGTTGATGAAGCCTTTATACTTTTATAGTCATGAATGTTCAGTCGTGTAAATGGTTTACTGCCCTGCTTCATATGGAATGAATCGAATGCAAGAAAACAATGGATTCATttcacttgcacacacacagtggtgtccgaatgtctgagaccacattgacaATCttggagtatatatatatatatatgatgatcTATAATGTCTGTGCACACTATCTTGACGATTCAGTATTGACATTGTTGCACAATTTCTAGGTCACAATTTGAGTTTAAGCAGATTTGTGATACTTTAACAGAtttgtgacccccccccccccccctgttaTTCTTTTGAAAGCACATTTTCCCAATGAATATTACATGCTTTTTGATTTATGATTTTTATACACTAACCTCAGAATGCTTTATCTTTTAATGTCACACAGACAATGAGCTCATTGTTAAGGAGGTGTTTTGAACAAAGGGGAACAAAAGTTAATTCCACTCCCCATGTAGGGAAACCAAAGTTCATTGACTATGTAAAAATAATATCCTTATTTTAATTGGATaaccaatgtttttttttgttttgttttgttttttgttttgtttttagattcCAGCACTATTTCTACTTTATGCTGTAATTGTCAGAGCGCTTGTAAGAgttgtacaaaacagaaaagtttaaccatttaaatatgtattgtctgttttttttgaTAGCATGGATTTATTACTTTCATAAACATGTATTTGTGATAcaaaatttttataaatatatttgaaacaaTCTTCTCTTGTAGGCTCAAAACTGATCCTGAATGTTTAGATGCTCTTTGTGTTTGAAGTTGCCGTATGCAATGTGTCAAACTCAGTgtcagaattttatttatttatttatttatttatttatttattatttttttaaagaacagttGGTAAAGACTGGGACCTTTATAGGGTGTTTGCTGTGTATCAAATTAAGAAGCTTTTGCAAGGCAAGCACTTTCTTCTCTTTTGGTTTGGAAACTCTTAAACTGCGCAAGATCCTCAATTGCTCAAGTACTGCTTTTTAGGAGTatgaataaaatacaccgatcagccataacattaaaaccacctgcttaatactgtgtaggtcccccttgtgccgccaaaacagttctgactccacaagacctatgaaggtgtgctgtggtatctggcaccaagacgttagcagcagatcctttaagtcctgtaagccaatgccctgtcaccggttccctggttgtccttccttggaccacttttggttggtactaaccactgcatactgggaacagcTCACAAGACCTTGCTGCTCTTGACAGGTGgaattgtaacgagataatcaatgttattcacttcactaAACAGATAGTGTTCAGCTGAgggaagaaaaacattttcagtcatGTGTAAAAAAATGGGAAGTAATATTCCACATTTTCAAAAGAAGTTGTGGAGTCAgagcagtgtttctcaaccTTGGAGTGAGACAATGCACGTATAAGTGTTCTCTCTTCTCCCAGCTCACATGATTCAACTCCTCAGCCACTCAATAAACCAGAAACTAGGTTGAACAGAGTTAGGGAAGGAAAACACACCAAAATATGAATCGTACTTCAGGATTTAGCctttaaaagtgttttattttaaaatgtattgacTCATCTCTGGCAGCAATATCTAATCTTTTATATAAGGTTTCTTTGCTGACAGTAACGGCATGTTGCAATTAAGTGATTAAtggtttagggttttttttaagcataaaaTTGGCAAATAAAGAACATGTGGTGAAGTAGCATCCAAGCTAGTAGCATGAGGACATCAAGGACATTCAATTTACTTTCAGTACAGTTGGGTAACAGTTGTCAGCATTTGTAGCTTCAATCTTAGTAACAGAGTTGAGCTGCTGAGCTGGACAAAgtcaagtaataataatatttgaataatatgAGTTGAGGGGATGTACTTTTCTCCTGGTAGAGAGGGTCTTGATGAAAAAAACACCCTGTTTGTCATGTGACTTACTGGTTTTACTCTTCTTTTAGTCAGGTAAATGGGTTTCAGTAACAGggtcacacatacagtgctgcttgaaaggttgtgaacccttttgaattttctatatttctacataaatgtgacctaaaacatcatcggatTTTGTCCTAAGAAGTAGATGaggagaacccaattaaacaaatgagacaatgATATTATTTAAtggggaaaatgatccaatattacatatctgtgagtggcagaagtatgtgaacctttggtttcagtatctggtgtgacccccttgtgcagcaataactgtaattAAACATATCTGgcaactgttgatcagtcctgcacatcggcttggaggaattttagcccattcctcagtacagcttcagctctgggatgttggtgggtttcctcacatgaactgcttgcttcaggtctttccacaatatttcgattggattaaggtcaggactttgactaggccatttcaaaacattaactttatccTTTATTAATCATTCTCTGGTAGAAagacttgtgtgcttagagtCGTTGTCTTCCTAcatgactcactttctcttgagattcagattcaggacagatatcctgatattttcctttagtgtttgctggtataattcagaattatttgttccatcaatgatggcaagctgaCCAGAccaagatgcagcaaaacaggcccaaaccaaaAAGATTGTGCCTGTTCATAAAACGTTGCATAAATTATCGACAATTCTCATTTTCCACATTATGTTTTAACAATTAATCTTTTTACAATGATCTGATTTTCCCACATTATTCAGCAATgttctgatttttttcacattatttcataACCATACTGTGGCCATTTGGCCAAGAGGTGGCACTGTCAGTAACAACTTTATTCTGAAACCAGTGGCTGTTTTGGTTCTGGAGTGTGTTACTGTTCATAATACAGCAATTTACCACTGATTGCATTGTTTAATCGATTAATGAAGGACACATGACATTTTAATggattattaattaaatttaaagtccccatgaaatcaaaattgaagttttgtggcttttagtatgaatatattgtgctccaaaacagtgacaaaattcacatttagaatttgagatatagatagatatatagatagatatatatatatatatatatatatatatatatatatatatatatatatatatatatatatatatagatagatagatagatagatagatagatagatagatagagagagagagagagagagagagatagatattacacacacattcaaatttATGTACCGTCTCTCTttaccaccaatacggatcaacaattttgatatTCTGCATTTCTACTTCTCAtcagaatctgaagtgtcctgcCCCAACAGTTGTAAGTTTCCTGGTTGTGAGGCAAGTTaaatgctattggctatttaaaaaaagggggcaGGACCACCCGAtatgtcccaccctgacttcctgtttcagtggaaataacCTCAACATATCAAATACTACTACATGTTTTAAGACACTTCACAGGGTCTTTGTTGAAGGTTCAAGAGACAAGTTAGCtgatcacttatgttatagccgtgataaacattttttcccctccctcactctcaaaaAACCCCAACGTGTCATTTCTTttactcactttcagtaactcCTTTATCCTAGTCATGGTGGATCCGTTCCCACCTGTAGCATAGCCAGACCACCTACTGGCATATTGTTGGGAGGTgaaaggaaaccggagaacccagaggaaacccatgttaacacggggagaacatgcacataAACTCCACCCCGTCCccaaacatttttacaaaagtaAAAATTGTGGGACAAATAAGACTTTCTTCTGTGCATCTCCAACAGATCTCAGTTATCATTACTAATCAGTTCAATCCATGTAatattaaaagcttttttttttttttttaaaaacaaaatacaaccttaaataaaatccacaactGTAGTGTGCTTTAGTAATAAATGTCGAGGTCATAAAACAACAGTACACAAACCTTTTATCTTACTGAGAGTTTGATCAGCTGTAGATCATTTATTAAAGtgctatgcaaaaaaaaaaaaaaaaaattattcaagaCCCATTTAGAATACGTTCTGAAAAGATACATTACaaaaaagtgtgtaaaaaaaaaaaaattaacctgATGAAAAGTGTTGCGTGAAAAGATTGACAATTCCAACAAAAACACACGTAATATTTTAATTAGTCACGTCTGAAGCAGatttgaaagaaagaataagACCCCTCATTACGCTGTCACCTCGGCTTTACCGAATGAATTCTCTCCTGAGCGTTGTATCTACTCACTCACAGATGATCAACTGTAGAAATTATGTTGCTGAGAGTAATTAAGACTGGACATTTTGCGTTACTTCAACTGGTTATACATTGGGTCAAAAGGTAAGAGAACATGAATTCATGATAATAAAGATGGTGGCTCCAAAGTAACATATACCAGGACAACACATTACTTACCGAAGCTATTTAACAGGTAGAGGacataaatatgacattattAATGACAATGCAAGTTTCTTCTTACATTATCTGAACgatgattaaattaaaaaaaaaaaagatcagtcgTGTCCGAGAGGGAGAATGAATGTAAACAGATTTTTCCTCGTTTTTTCGTCTTTCATAACAGGGCACAAGTGGCTGAATTGACCTCCGATAGCCATAATATTGTAGTAAACTGGACCAAGTGCACATGACTGCACGAAGAGCAACATAGTAACATGAAATAAGTCCTTTCGGGAAGTCTTTCGGTGGTAAAGAAGCCTGTTAAATATTCTGACACGTAAAGCTAAAGTTCAGTGAGAAGGACACTTGAAACGGCACGCTGCTGAACACTCAATATACATAAATAACTAGAAACTCAAAAAGGTGATGGAATGGGGCAACAATAACCGATAGCCAGAATTCCTTAATAAAATATTGCTCAAAAGCTTaaatctgggggaaaaaaaaaagaaacagtggTCCCAACTGACCTGGAATGAACTATGATCTTAGGAATCAAATACTTCATGGTGGATGTTTACCTGAAAGACTCGTAAAATTAAACAGTAGTTTCTTAGATCAAAATGTACTAAAATATGAATGTACTAGCTTTTATTTTTGTGCAGGGCCCTGCACAAATGAGTCCCTCTGGcctgacatttatttatagaatatCTATAACTATGATACACAAATGTAAAACGTCGTTACACACCCCATGAAGGATTTCTAACATTCTATGTAATTTAAGGCACGATTCTGATTGATATCCAGTTATTGCTGTGGTGCTTAAATGCTCCTCATGCACGAGCTAACAAGACCTGATGTTTCACTCGAACTCCTCATAGTGCGTCATCATGAAACTACTTTGAAATATTCCTGGCACTTTATGACCGTTATGTCATACACCATCTACAAATTAGAattgtatattttaattattattttttttttttaaaaaatggttacTAGCACACAAAATTGACCAAGAATCAACAGCTTCACAAAAGTCTGTGGTCAAAAGTGGGATGTCATGTCCCAGAgaggcataaaaaaaaagaaaagaaaagaagaaaaacgaAACAAAAGTGCTTCTGAGGAAATGCTCAAAACTCCTCTTCCTCTGAGCTCAGGTGGCTCTGCTTCTTGCGCACGTTCCAATGCAAACACTGAGCCAGACTTTCAAACCAGTCGTTCACTGGGTCCCGGAAACAGATGGATGGGACGGGGAAGCACGACgtggtgatggtgatgctgGAGAAAGAAGAGGAGAACTGTAAATCATTAATTCTATAACATGCAACCCAAATTTCAGTCTAAACATTGGAAAACTTTAAACAGGGATGGACCACTCGGTAGCCCAGGTGTCCCTGACAAGCAGTCCAGGATATTCttaaaaacccccacaaaaggCAGGTAGGTTGAACAGCCAGAAAAATGTTTCCTTTGGTACAATATGTAGGCATTTGGTATGTTACGGTAAGCTTAATGCACTTTATGGTGATGCGATGCACCTTGATGCTGGGACTAAAAACAACTCCGCGGTTCTCAAACCAGGGGttgatttacaaatggggtCATAAGACAAAACGCAGTCCccttatatttcatttattttacaaattaatattacaACTGATCACTCTACCTATCGAAACAGATTGTGTATTCAACTAGTTTTATTGCAGAACTCCTACACTAGTGCAACTGATGCGCTGTACTAGTGTAGGAGTTCtgcactttatatatatttaacaaaaaaaataaataaaagaatttctCCATCGATGCACCGCGTGACTGACTTGGTGGATCAACACAAGAAAATAAACACGACAATGTCCTAAAAAGGAGAAGCTAAAAATGTCAAGGCTTAGGGTCAGAGAAAATTCATAATGTCAATTTTGGGTCATTTGTCCAAAATGTTTGGGAACCTCGGAACCAACCTGTTCTGAATCCTGACGCCTGCTACGATACAAATATCTGCTTAACAGTAGAAGGATTTTCACTGGTCAGATTAACTAGCTTACACAGATGACAAGACAATCTTTTCAGAGCCAGGGGCACAGAGGAATGTGGAAAGACTGGGTATATTGTCATACCAGCTATGAGGGACGATACCGGTATGAAATTTTATACCGGttaaaatggggggaaaatattCTGAATGAAACTTACATAACAGTTCCGATAAAATTAATATCTTAGCAAATAGAACAGCATTAGATAATGTATAGTCACACAATGAAGAGTGTGtgatgaaataaattaaatgaacgCATTGAAAGTTATTTACCGACGCATCAAAATTACAGAGGAGCATAGCATGCGCACGGACAGAAGACGTTATATTTAACTGACAGGAACAACTGAGCGAGGTCAGAGGGGCAGCACAAACgtgtatatatttgttgttTGGTGTGTTGGTAGAGGTTTGGtaaacaacagaattttaatttgatcatttttttttcagtttcatattttgttaaaaaataaaaatcaaagctGCCTTGCGTTATTGTATACTGTAGGCCATTGCGTAGCGAACATTACCCCATAGCGTCATCTAGTGTCTAACCAGTGCTAATACAAATGTATTACCGGTTTGAACTAGGGATACTGTACCGGTGTGAACAGTATATTGTGGCAGGTCTAGAGAAAATACGATGTGCTTCGTTATCATATACTCGTACATTTCTTCCAGTCTTCATTTTTTCGCCTAGTTAATTAGGTGTCCAGGCAACCAGAACATGGGACTGGCCAGCACACTGGAGCTTCCATTTCCCCTGTGGGCTAACTAATGAGTTTATCATTTCTCCCCCCCTGTTTACAATGCATTCTTTCAGCATTCAGGGCGGAACAGTACAGAGCTCAGGAAAGTTACTATACAGAAATGTACTTGATCTGTATatgtgaagaagaaagaaaaactccTAAACCCAGTATTTCAAGGGCAGTATGTCTCAAGACTGGCAGTGAAAATGTCTACACTGTTTTGCTAAACTACTTTAGGCTTTAAAGAACTTGTTCGgtgaaaaatattaaatattaaatatcccTCCTCTTAGTTCAAATGCAGTCAATTAGCCAACACATGTCCACTGTGAACATTGCTTCTTTAGATTGGCATGGGAGCTACAAGGCTAGTGTAAGAATAAGTAAGCCATGTTCCTATTTGAATTATTCACATCCTTTATGACTACAGGATCGGTTTCACGTCTCAAATGCTCATGTTCTAGGATCTGGTGCAGCACCTGATCAATTGTCGTTTACCCTGACCTTTTTTGGCAACATAAATGTTCTGGCTCCATTGTATCCCAAATCTGACACTGGTATTCCTGGGGGCCAGGGATGTATGTACGTTTTTGGGTACCAGACAGAATGGGATTACAATTACACACCGTCCTGCTTTTCAGTTGTTATACGTGTCCGTCatgagatccatccatccatatctctctctctctctctctctctctctctctctctatctatctatatatctatatatatctatatctatatctatatctatatatatatatatatatatatatatatatacacacacacacatacatacacacacacatatatatacacacacatacatacatatattggtgcttgaaagtttgtgaaccttttagaaattttctatatttctgaataaatatgacctaaaacatcataagattttcacacaggtcctaaaagtagacaaagagaacctaattaaacaaatgaaacaaaaattattatacttgatcatttatttattgaggaaaatgatcctatattgcatatctgtgagtggcaaaagcaTGTGAagctctaggattagcagttcatttgaaggtgaaattagagccgggtgttttcagtcaatgggaCGACAATCAGGTGTGTATTTCGGTGGGTATAGaaaattcgaaagggttcacaaacgtTCAAGCACCATTGTACGGAGAGTTTCGTATGGACTTGTACTGTTCATTTTACCAGTGGGGTTTAGTCAGTAACTGCAAGGATCTTAAACGCTCACCTGTCTCCATGTCCAATCTCCTGCCGTTTCCTCCCATCAAAGGAAACCCATGCATTGTTTCTGGCCTCACGTGATAGCATAATCTAAAGGCAGAATATCATAGTGCATTGTCAGTCATATTTCAACCAGATCTcaagaaatattacattcaAATGTACCATCATGGCTCGCTGTGAACTAAAGGCAGGAAACATGATGGTGGAGACAAAGACATGACGCTACGTTTTACTACATATACAATAAACTGTTTATCACATATATAAATGGTCAAAAGTAAattatgtgaggaataaaatgcAACACGGTGTGCCactgtaagaaaataatcaatgatggggtggtgtgatgtaaaGTGGAGTTAAGTTCCGAGACTCCTCTTCTGCAACAGCACTTAAGCCAGGATGAccattcttatttattaaagaacaacgtcatgaataaaaatttatcttttattccccctctctttcttgaagttagatacaaaacaaaaaaagcagcttgtcagGTTAGAGAACAAGGAAGTGCAGAATCCTGAAACTCTCCTGTGTCCAAAAACGTAACACTGATACATATAAGACAGTGACACCGGAGACActttccagaaatgttaaacGAACGTGTCCTCACTGAAAATGTTACCATATCAACAAATAGACGTTCTTCTTTGTAAAATAACAACGCATTCGCAAAAACAAGTGAATGAGAATGTTTAGGTGAATTATAGTCAGAACTATCGTCAGAGCTGATGTtcgagaaaattaatcaacaccttctgaccaatcagaatcgagaatccAACAGTGCTGTGTATATAATCATGAAtatgacatatacagtatgaaatATGCTAAATAGTGAAGTTGTAACAAGTAAAGGACAGGTACATAAACTTTGGGTTTTACAGTAAACACTACAGGAATAAGGTCCTAAATTTCATTATAATCAGGCTGTATGGCACAATACCAagcataaaacacacaaaaacagggAGTTTAGTTCTTACTCTGTTCTACAACTACGTGCAGGAATGTAATCACATGAAGTGATTGCCTTCGATTATACACTATCCTTTCCTGTTCCTGGAAGTTTCTTTCCTTTTGCTACTGCTTTCCCATTAGTCAAGCCTTGCTATATAAAGGTGTTTATATTTCAGTTCCCTTTCCATACTGGTAGATTATTACTCATCCATTATTAGTGAAACTCTGGTAAAGTGCTTTAAATTTGTCTCTGGCGTCTTGCGTTACCTTGAGCTCGACGCCAGCAGGGACTACGATGGGTctgaaagagagtgagtgaggacAGATGGGAGTGATCATGATGGCTGGGACGTTGGGGTGGATCATGGAGGCTCCTGCTGCTACGGCGTACGCAGTACTGCCTGTTGGCGTGGACACGATCACTCCTGACAAGGTGGAGATAATTTGGAGATTAGGGAAATTGTTGCTGAGCTTTGAAATAGTGGCACATTCAGGTTTTATAGCAGAAGTAATAAGTAACAGAATTCAGCTATTAATAGGAGTACTGACCATCGCCTTGTACAGTAGTGATCAGGTGACCATCCAGGAAAAGATCAACGTTAGAGAGGTAGGAGGAGGGACCTCGGTCCACAACGACCTCATTTAGcacctgacagagagagagagagagagcgcgagagagagatagagagagagagagcgagagagaaagaaagagagagagagcccgagagagaaagagaaaaagaaaaagagagagacactgtaGGTTAGGCATAATTCTTACATGGCTTTACTAAATGACTGCACACAATAACACATCCAGTCACGTAAGCACAGGGAATTTGTGGTTAGTGCGACATACAACAATCTGTGGCTAATGCTAACAAACCACATGAACAGATCACCTATGTGGAGCAAACACTGGCCTTTTAAAAATGCAGGTACACATTAACTaaccaaaaaaagcacaatggTGGCTAGGTataaccacacacacgcacacgtttGTGAATATACGTTTCTTCACACACATCTCAAATATGTCTCCAAGTGTAATCAGGCACTGTGATCTTCGTTTTTAGAAACCCAACCAACAGGAAATTTAACAAAGTATCCTAtttcatacaaacacatacacagacaacCCTTTGCCCTGAGACTCTCAATGCTCGATCACTCACTTGATATTGCATAGTTCTGCGGCCTGACTCGTTTGCGACGATTGTATTTTTCTCCTTTGGTCTGGTTTTCTCCCAGTTCTCTTTCACCACCTTTACCTTCAGTCGACTCCGCAGGATTATGGCTGCGTTGCCTGTGGAAACATTTACAGACCAGTAAAAATTGGATTCCAAGCAAATGAGTAAACCCCCTAGCAGACAATaatactatattttttttaactgaggGCTGTCAAAAGATAAAACATTTGGAATATGCTACACTATTTATTTTGTGACACTTTGATTCTTTGAGCCACCCATAATTTTTTCTGGCTGCTTGCTAGAAACAGCTACTGGACCTCATGAGAAAACATATTTGCAGCACAATATACTGATTAAAACGATCATAGACTCATAGATACTGTGTTTGCATGCTCCGACCATATAGGTGTATGGTGATGTGCCATTTCATGTGTGGTAATCAGAAATGAATTGACACCATcacagatgcaaaaaaaaaaaaaaacaacaacccccccccccccccccccccatatatacgtacatacattatatatatatatatatatatatatacacacacacacacacacacacacacacacaaagcctgGCCCTAAAACTATGACACAATCAAGTGGGAAAGTTGAAAGTTCCCCGGGTGAGGTCACTTCAGGACTAGACTTCTCAATAACATCTCACTTCTCTGTAAAAGTGtaatgttatataaatgagtGCACACATCAGGGCTTGGCTGATGGGAAAGGAGCTGCaaaaggaacaaaaacaaaaaaatttcctggactaaaaagaaacagggAAGCAAAGTGTGTAAAATTGGAACAGATaaagtcagttcctgttaatATTAAACAAGACTGCAACATCCCTATACACTCACCTTCAATAAC
Proteins encoded in this window:
- the nadka gene encoding NAD kinase isoform X2, which encodes MLETMKFNTCMWNWHIQDPASQRLTWNKPPKSVLVIKKIQDVSLLQPFKELCIFLTEEKNMIVYVERKVLEDPAIANDESFVAVKKSFCTFRDDYDDISNRVDFIICLGGDGTLLYASSLFQESVPPVMPFHLGSLGFLTPFNFDTYQSQVTQVIEGNAAIILRSRLKVKVVKENWEKTRPKEKNTIVANESGRRTMQYQVLNEVVVDRGPSSYLSNVDLFLDGHLITTVQGDGVIVSTPTGSTAYAVAAGASMIHPNVPAIMITPICPHSLSFRPIVVPAGVELKIMLSREARNNAWVSFDGRKRQEIGHGDSITITTSCFPVPSICFRDPVNDWFESLAQCLHWNVRKKQSHLSSEEEEF